aactctggtagctgtttgaacaAGCCTacctacaaattcagcgtaagattcattagctccctgtattaccttagataattgaccttgtaaatctccatgtccctgtaaagtcttccatgccctaactgcatctgcaacAATTTGTGCaaatatagcaggatcatattcattttgttgctgttgaccctcataaggtccttttcctaacaacatatctatatttctttgagggtaaccggctgctgcatttcgcttagccgtctccatgcaaaattcctcattggtaACCTTCTATAACAAATactgtcctccatttagcacagctttacacatgctaACCCAATCTGCTGGcttcatgtccaagttggtaatggattcgaccatgcttacagtgaagggtgcttgaggaccataggttgttacagcctcctttaactgcttcactgttttgaaatctaaagcatggtgaattcgctgccctcctgcctgctcaagtacagggcatgctaatctttgaggtcctgtctcaggatcccatctatcaactacaggggttgagggccactcagctgtctctataggtggagctgttgaTTGAATTATGCCTTCTGGTGATAGAAcagtgttagtagcagcctcatGTTGTAGCTTTTTCTCtaatagccccttttcctttaaattttcttcctctgtctgactagttcgagAGATCTTCTCtattgcttgatctaaaatgtctttctccatggtctgaacctctaacaatttacttaacactctttcagtttgttttttactaatttctaatctactataaagataacgcaacccaataagataacacaaaacaaaactgaaacagaatgaaacaaaacagaTCAAAAAATCCTTGtatcatttttcctattttcttgacatgtgcatttgtggtctatttctatctctttctcaggggtgaacaacttcaaaccttgagccaaccatttttcccagtctgcctgagaaaattctagggatcggcagcttgaaacaaaaacaaaacaaatcaaaacaagaacacattgttttttgaaatggtcacccattctctcgccttctcttaggggcgagcaatttcacttacccccgAGCTTCAGGCGTTCCCCCCACGGGCCGCCAAATGCTGCAGTCttgctgggcacaaatcatgagccactgaagcaggaacaaactttatttctgaactccaccagcacactccacacatgctccccgggAATTCTCTCGAATGCCACGCGGCTCATCCAGGAACCCGCAGCCGGAAATATCCTTCCTCCTTCACTGCCCCAACCAATGGGagctctccgggaatccccatgagagctcaactggaactgaACGGGAACTCTGCAAGAatttgctggcatcacctctcaaccactccgttctggcaaaaatgTCATGTGTCACCTGattcggctgtggccctcaacattgcatattttttttttttaaagagagagtgagagagacagagagagagagacacagaattttttaatatttattttttagttatcggcggacacaacatctttgtttgtatgtggtgctgaggctcgaacccgggccgcacgcatgccaggtgagcgtgctaccgcttgagccacatcccctgcccaacATTGCATATGTTATTGAATCTTTTTGAGAATCAAGACAATTTCATCTTCATAAGTGATAAATAAGaggattatttctactttttctgttGCTACAAGAAAAAACATTCTGCCCATTGGAAAAACTTAATATTTGTTGGTTTCACTGTTCCATATGATGAAACATTTGTTATATCAGTTAAATTGTGTATATGCAGGacactagggatatagctcagttgtggagtgcttgcctctctTGGTGCCCTGCCATCCTGACCCTGTGCAAAGAAGCCCTTACCTGGACCTTCCATACAGCCCCTACCTCAGGTCTCAATGCTGTTAGCCTGGGGCTGCCCCCTGAATCACAGGAACAGGAGCCTGCAGCTGTGCCTCTCTAGGTACACTCTGGGGTCACTGCACTCCCAGAGACCTTTTATGAGCCCTATTTGGCTGTGGGATTTCCAGTCTGCAGGCACAGCCCCAGGGAGGACATTCAGTGTGACCTGGGTCAAGGCAGGGAAAGGGTCTCCTCTCTGCCCAGGGATGGATCACTATGACCTGCTCACTCCacttttttgccttttccaaTGAGCAGAATACACTGGAACACCATGCATTCTGCTCATTGGGAGGCCACTCTTGTTGGGCACCACATACTGTGTACAAAGATTTGGAAACTGAAAAGTGCTCTGAAACTGACAACCAAAGGCAGATGGCAAGGTCCCACGGGGCATTGGCTGGTAAAACACCATGGGGGCTGGGGCAGAGCACAGAAGTTAGAACTCTGGGCTTTCCTACTTTCAGAAAGTAAAGGCAGAATGACAGGCTGggattttaggggaggaaaatcCTATAAGTCTGTATTCTGAGTCCCTGCTTTACACAAAGGAGGGATTCAGTGAGTTGGAATGTGTTTTTTCTCCTTATAAGCtgtgatattaaaaattaaacctagggcctcatgaaTGTTAGATAAGTATTTTCTgaggagtttttattttatattcagatacgttcttgctaagctgctcaagctggcctccaacttgtgatcctcctgcctcagtctcctgaggagctgggctcataggcatgtgccatcatgctgagcccaatttaaaaaataatcaatttaatTCTAACATGAAAATACCATGTTTATGGTCATCTCAATATGAtgatctcaatagacacagaaaaacattaaaaaattgaacATTGATTTGTAATAATGCACAACccttagaaaactagaaaaagaagaggactTCTTCAACCTAATAAAGGACATCtacaaaaagcaaagcaaaagacAACAAAAACCCTACAGCTaacatacttaatggtgaaaggCTGAATAGTTTCAAATCTATAAATAAGACCAAAGCAGGGATTTCTGTTCTCATAACTTCTATTCAGTATTGTACTGGAACTTTCAACCAATGCAatgaagcaagaaaaaagaaattaaagacatccAATTGTGCAACAAAAACGAAAATTGTCTTTTTTCATGGACAACATGACCatctatgtagaaaattctaagaaatatgtAAGACGCTACTGAAactaatatttaacaaaatttcagTAAAGTCTACAGTATGCAAAAACATCAACTATATATATCCATGTATGCACAATGAATAatcagaaactgaaaatatttttaaaaaatcactttcactAGAATTAGTgtgaaatacttagaaataaatttcttgaaatatatataagacctgtacactgaaaactacaatcATAGCTCAGAGAAAggacataaaaaaaagaaaagatgagaatGTACTCATGGATTGGAAAGTTGCATATTGTTAACATGTCAATTCCCCCTGAATTAATCTATTGAtgaatgcaattccaatcaaaatcttgGCAGCCTTTTCATAGAAATCTAGAAGctcattctaaaatttacatggaaatgtAAAGGACCTAGTATAAATCTATTTaagcaaattagaaaataaggaaaaagttgAAAGCTTTAAACTACATTAAGACATTTTTAAGCTCCAGTAATCAAGATCATGTTGTAGTAAAATTAAGGAGATATATAGATATTTACAAATGTGTCTATGTCATATAGACATGTGGAAGAGAATAGAGAATCCAGATATAGACCCACACATGTACAATGCattactttaaaacaaatatgCTAAGACCATTCTATGGAGCAATTTATTCTCTTCAACAAATAACCATCAGACAACTGGACATGAATATGCAAAAATGTGAATCTCAATGTCTGGTGAGCGACCAGCacgctagcttcatactagaggttcaaagcatagaagttaactagtgggatcaaaataaacacacataaactcaatttacctttttcttgacCAGGTCAGAGACGgccccctctggctcctgcctggagCCACCCGGTGGGGTAGCGAGGTTTACACAGgagactagcaggagagagagacagcacgccagggagtggatttttattggggaacaagaattTCAGGGgcaaattccatccaatgaaggtcgagggggacagcattctaaggtcagggtcagtgattggtgtctgggtcaatggtcagtcacacccccacatggacGGGCTCTCGCACCTAAAAAGGGTGGGCATTAGTTCTGACGTAGCTTGGCCAGAATGCCTCACACCAagtcagggaggtgcccaatcacgtgcgagaatggcttcccacaattaTTGAGGTAGTCAGGTTAACTCAAGTGTGTGGCAAGATGTGAGGTGCCAGGAAAGCACAGCATAACAAGTATGCACCGCGTGTGAAATGAGTAGGAAATACATTTGGGGACAGCTAGGAAATCTTTGCAAACTATCCTATGGCATCTGTACTGCCTTCATCCTAAATACAACAGGAAATCAAGACAGCCTATTATTTGCTAGGATCCTGGTTCCGTGGTACAAATGAGTGGGCAGTACGGGGACAGCTGAGTGTGGTGCATTATGAGGTCATGCCTGCAAGTGGTTCAGAAGGTTTAGGACCCTGTCCTCAATTTTGTAACTGATTCATGTATAGGCCCTTCCTTATGGAACTATAGGGGGAATTTGAGGACAGTGAAAGAGGGGAACTCTCCATACAGAGGAAGTACAACCCTTAGGGAGATGAGAGCCTGCCACAGAACAGAAGGGTGTTAGTTTTGTTATGCTTaatgaagaagaggaaggggtGATCAGCACAGAACCTCGGTAAACAGGCTGCACAACATCCCATAATTGCTATGCCTGTGGCTGCTGCAGCCTCAGTGCCTTCTTCATTCACCTCCACGACACTCTTGTGCACAACATTGGACAGACACAGGTCTGTCTCAGTTGACATGGCAGACAAGTCAGCCTGGCCCTGTTGGAAGGCATCGACCATTCCCAGACGCTGAAGCACAGACTCCATGTCATAATCCTCCTGCAGTTTAAATCTAGGAAGGAAAACTTCCACTTCAATATTCTTCATAGAGGCTGCCTTGGTCCAGGCTATGAATTTGTCAAAAGTCAGGTTATTTTCCACCTGAAAGACCAGAATCACAGGTCCACATTCAGACTTCAGTGCGTATCTACAGACCACACAGACATTTGCATGAACATTCCATGTTGACTGTCCACACAGGATGGGCGGCTTCTTCAGCTGCCTGAAAGCTTGTGAGGGCTCTGACCTGTCCACCCCCCACGTGCTATCCCATATGTGACTTCCCTGCAGGAAGACTGTGGCTGCCCCTCCTTATCCATCCACTGTGGATGTGTCATTCTGACAGGTGTCCACGCCCAGTGGATGGTGCTCATCTAGTGGTATTTGTTGGTTTGAACGAGGCTTAGTTTTGAAGACAATGAACCATTGCTGGtaagaaaaaaagactggaaaaggAAGGGCTCTCAGTGTGAGCCCCTCCAGGAGAGGATATCTGCCTAATGTGGGATGTGACACTGTTTGTGGAAGTTCATTGTCCCAGTTGGGAGCTGGACAAAGGAAGAGCCCATAGGGTGGCTCTGCTTACAGACTCCTTAGGTCATCCCTTTCCACTGCCACCATTGAGAGGATGGTTGACTCTCTCTCTATAGGGATCATACCACAAGGAAGCAAGGAGGACAGGGATGGGCCATCTGGGGCTGTCTCTGGTTCCGCCATCTGAGCATTGGATCTCATACCTCCCTAAGTGCCACCATTCTCCCCTTCCTGCTTTGTTAGGTCAAAGTGTAGGGTTGTCTCAATCTCTAGCATAGGTTCTTAGAATTTAAATATGATGCTGACAATGGTGATGCCCATGAAACCCATCTGGAGAGAGTTTACTGTTTGTCAGGCAACATGCTAAGTTGTTACAGAAGCTGCCCCCACTGTTTCCTCCCAACACCACTATCAGGCTCACATCACCATTTTCCAATtctagcaatgaaaaagctgaggcTGAGTTGGATTATGTCATTGGAAGGGCCTCACATAGAGTAAAGTGGAAGCCAGTCTTGAACAAAACTGTGCTCTGCAGGCTGAGTTTGTAGGCATCACTCACTTGAAGGGCTAACACAAAAGTCGGAAATGGTGGTGCAGCTTTCATGAAAAAGAGCCAACAGCATAACCACATTCTTGCCTCAGAAATTCTGAGTGCAAAGGACTGCAGCCCCTCCTGACTCACCGAGCTGAGATCCACACCATCGTCTGGGAGCAGAATGATCATGCTCAGCTCCTTGCTGGCGTAGGGCAGCTCCAACACCTGTGTTTGCACCTCATTCACATAGCCGATGTTAAAATAGGCTTCCTGACACATCATCTGCACTGGTCTTTCCTCCTTCTGGAAGGGATGAATAGATGAGCACAGAATTTAAAACAGTACAAAAAGGGGCAAGAAAACTATTAAATGAATGGTGATCCAGCACTGCTAAAAATTAATAGTTATCTAAAATATGCCTTTCCAAGAGGGGGAGGAGTTAATGCATTCAAGCTTCCTattgcattaaatttatattttaagggaTTAGGGAGTTAGGTAAACtacttttatttctgctttaattGAAGTCATACCTATTATGAGACTAAGTCTTTTACAactcatttttaataatagaaagaaagaaatgttgaatTAATGATGATAGGTTATTATTAACAAGAACTCAAAGGAAagcttattttagttttaaaaaattgattaaaaggctgggttgtagctcagtggtagaggagaagcacaaggccctggggttgattcccagcaatgaaaaagcataaaacaaaacacatcaaaaaatcttaaataaaaaatatgtataatcacATTCCCTTGTTCCAGCCTGTCCCATATTtgacacatgtgtgtgtatgtgtgtgtgtgtgtgtgtgtgtgtgacctattttttgtttattatctaAGCACCTGGGTTTACAGAAACCTATAGTTTCCAGAATTAATAGTAGCAATACATGCATAAGAGTTATCAGAAGTAGTAAGGCCTGTAAAGGTTACAAACAATCACACACAACAAGTATtgttttttcatataatatttagtgaatttaaaattcattaagagagatgataaatttgaaattatttttaaccatttatatcttacaaagttaaaattttctattCAATTTCTTCACCAGACTAGCATGATATTATAAAGATTCTCCCTACCTGGTTTATTTTAAAGGGCATTTCACAGGTGCATGTTTTGTCAAATGGCTcgtcccatgttcctttgaagtAGATGGCATTGACAAGAACCAGCCTGGCCTGCTCATCAATCAAGTTAGGTGGCAGCACCtcttgaatttttccttttaggTTAAAGCAGAGACTATCAGTTGCTTTTTATGAACCCGTGGTGAGTAAGCATGACACGATGTCTTGGAGTCCAATTGGGTTTCAAATATGGTGTTCTGATGGTTATGTACAAAGTTAAAAATTCTGGCTATGAGTGGTATTGATGACAACAGACACTGGGAAGAGCCACCAAGTTGAAGATGGCGAAAGACTTCCAAGTCACTGGAGGAAAGCAGGTTGGGACAAAGCAGAAACTTGACAAGCAACAAAGGAGAGAGGGGCTGGGTAGGAGCTGACATTACCTGCTACGGGTAAGAGCAGTGTCAGGTCTAAGGCCCTGTGGTCAGGCCCAGTTCTAACATTGTACAGCTACCTGGCAACATTCCTGGGGCAGCCAGAATGGATGGCTCCACACAAGGGGCACAGGAGGAGTTTCTGGAAACTATTGGAAAAGATATTATGATTGCATCCTCCTGGTATCCCTGGAACAGATAATGATTTGGGTAGGTGAAGGTATTTCCTTCTTACCCTGGATATCAAAGGGTATGTTTCCAAGGAACTAAGAATATTACTTGCTAATTTGCTGCCTCAAGAGGGcacaaaaataaagattctaagaagaaactgaggaaagaaATACCTCTATTTTTTACCATTTCATTTGTTAGCAGAAATACTGATGTTGTTAGTGGTACAAGTGTCTGAATGGTTCAAACATCAAACCTTCATTGATCTTGGGGGTGTTCTTAGTCTGTGCAATGAATCAGCCATGTGGCTCAACATCAGGCTCTGTGGTTGACTAATGTAGTATAGGCTTCTCAAGTCTCATGAAGGGCACTTAAGTGAGAGATAGGAAAGAAGCAGTAGAAATCAGGTTCACATGTAAAAGTGGGAGGAATGCAGTCCAAAATGACCCcaggaagaggagggccaagggCATGACTTGGAGAAGAGCTGGCCACTCATCTTCCCCCAGAGAGGACAGTCAGCTGCCATGGGAACATTACAGGACAGTGACAGTATGTTGTAATGTAAAGTATTACATGGGAAATCTGGcctatgaggtttttttttaacacttttatcAGTCACTCTGGTTCCAGGAGAACTGATAGCATTAATCCTCTGGTTTTGAAAACCTGAGCATTGATCAGATTTTCCGTGAGCCACTAAGGTTCACACACACCATGAGGCTCAGCCAGGCAACCTTGCTCTGACCTCCTGCAACACCAGTGACATTAGCAGTCAGGAGATGGGGGAAACTAGGGGAGGACAGGACAGAGCTGGGGTGGAAGGAGAGGGGAATGACTCATAATTCTGAccttttgtctcttttgagaCCCAGGTGTTTATATGCTCCCTGGACTCCTCTGTAGCTTCAGCAAAGGACAGCAGCTCCAGCTCCGCATGGTAGAACTGAAGACAGGACTCCTTAAATGTCTTTGGAGAGAAAAGTGTTCAGTGAGGCCATGttgctaaataaaaaaatgtcagtGAGCTTCAAAACATTCTCAATGCCAGctatatgcttttttaaaattaaaaagagcagaCAGATCTTTTAAATATGATCACATCTTAAGCTACTAGATGTTGAAATAACTAAGTTTGTAAGGAAGTATGTCCTGAGCCCTGAATAACCTGAGatatatacatgaaataaaataaaatttagatatgGTATAATTTGAAACAATGCAGGTATGATTATAGAATCAggggtcttaaaaaaaaattaccataagTTTCTCAACTTCTCTAGATTTTGTGtcattgtttgcttgtttttgaagcactggggattgagcccagggccttaagcatgctaggcaaatgttcaaTCAAGCAGCTATGTCCCAaggcattgttttgtttttcttttttccaattcttttttggtacctggaTTGAACTCATGTGCACTGGACTGCTGAGCCACCTCGCCagccaaattttgtattttatttagagacagggtcttattgagttgcttagctccttgagttgctgaggctggctttgaactcatgatcctcctgtctcagcctcttgagcttcttgcacatgtgccactgcaccagtcgttttgtttttgagataaggGTATCACTAGGTTGCCCTAGCTGGTCTCTTACTCTCCATCCTTTTGCCTCAATGTACTAAAAGAGCTGCTACACTTTCTCAGTGTGCCATCCTGTCTGGTCTGCATGGTCTGTCTTGGGCAATGTAAATCACCAGGTATTTTAAATACGACTTTTTATTGTTCTACTGACTCAACTTACTGAGAGGAAATCACAGGTCTTCTCTCCAAAGAGTCTGTTGGCTGTTGTAAGCAAGTACTTTGAGCCAGGCTTGTTCACTTGGGTGAGAAGCATCTGGAAGCCCTTATGGATGTCTTCTTCTGTGTTTAAAGACAGTGCCTGTGAAGGAAAGCAAGAGAAAACTATCAATTTTGATCTCAGTCTTAAATAGAATTTGCATGTAATTTTTTTGTCTCAAATACTGTATGAAATTATCCTTTGTGAGGAAGTAGTTTCTAATTGAGATGTGACACTAGTGGGATAGGTGGATAGAGGGACCAGGAAACTGGTAAGTAAAAGATATGGCTCTTCCGCTTGCACAGAGCTCTCTGCATAGTTTATAGATGAgcaatggaagaaaaatgaaagggcaAGAGAGGTTCAGATAAGGGACTATTCTTAAGTCTTGCATCACAGGGACAGGATAAATAGAGGAAAACTTTCCTCtataattcccccccccccccaaaaaaacatgtaaaactaaaaatccaTGAAAAAATTGGACAGGAATGCAATCATAATGATAAtcttcaaaaggaaatgaaagtaaaaaatgagCAGTGTGATACATATGAACAAAACAGAATACTTAAAATAGTATGCTatagagattatatatatatatacacgcacacatatattttatgataCTTCATATTTCATAAAATGTGTCACATACTAattcataaaatagtttta
Above is a genomic segment from Urocitellus parryii isolate mUroPar1 chromosome 8, mUroPar1.hap1, whole genome shotgun sequence containing:
- the LOC144256577 gene encoding serpin B9-like, which gives rise to MDSVSEANGTFACQVLKMLCQDRPSQNVFFSPLSISSALAMVLLGAKGNTKVQMAQALSLNTEEDIHKGFQMLLTQVNKPGSKYLLTTANRLFGEKTCDFLSTFKESCLQFYHAELELLSFAEATEESREHINTWVSKETKGKIQEVLPPNLIDEQARLVLVNAIYFKGTWDEPFDKTCTCEMPFKINQKEERPVQMMCQEAYFNIGYVNEVQTQVLELPYASKELSMIILLPDDGVDLSSVENNLTFDKFIAWTKAASMKNIEVEVFLPRFKLQEDYDMESVLQRLGMVDAFQQGQADLSAMSTETDLCLSNVVHKSVVEVNEEGTEAAAATGIAIMGCCAACLPRFCADHPFLFFIKHNKTNTLLFCGRLSSP